Genomic DNA from Carnobacteriaceae bacterium zg-C25:
ACGAAAAGGATAGAAAATAACCTTGTCGAATGCGTTGAGCGTAAATAATAGTCTGTTTTATGTTAAAATGAATTGTAAAGTGACGTAATGGGGAGTAGATGATGGATAAATTTCAAGTAGTATCACCTTATCAACCAAGTGGTGATCAACCAGCTGCCATAAAAGAATTAGTTGCTGGGTTAAACGCCAATAAACGAGCGCAAACATTACTCGGAGCAACCGGAACAGGTAAAACGTTTACTATCGCAAATGTTATTCAAGAAGTTAATAAGCCAACTCTTGTTTTAGCGCATAATAAAACGCTGGCTGGACAGTTGTATAGTGAGTTAAAAGAGTTCTTTCCGAATAATGCGGTCGAATATTTCGTGTCGTACTACGACTATTTTCAACCAGAAGCGTATGTGCCTGCTAGTGACACGTATATTGAAAAAGAGTCGAGTGTGAATGATGAAATTAATAAATTACGACATTCAGCAACGAGTGCACTGATTGAGCGACGAGATGTTATTATTGTGGCGTCCGTATCGTGTATTTACGGATTGGTTAATCCGGAAGATTATAAAAAATTTGTGTTGTCTTTAAGACAGGGACAAGTCATTGAACGTGATGATGTGTTGCATCGATTAATTGACATGCAGTTTACACGAAATGACTTTGACTTTAGACCGGGGACATTTCGTGTGCGTGGGGATAGCGTAGAAATTTTTATGGCGAGTCGTGATTCACAGGCAATTCGTGTTGAATTTTTTGGTGATGAAATTGATCGCATTCAAGAAGTGGACGTGTTGACGGGAGAAATTAAAGCGAGTCGTTCGCATGTTGCTATTTTCCCAGCGGCGCACTTTGTGTCCGATCAAGAACAAACGTTGCGTGCCGTAGAAAGCATTAAACAAGAGTTAGAAGAACGTTTAGAGGTGTTACGCGATGAAAACAAACTAATTGAAGCGCAACGTCTTGAACAACGTACGACGTACGACATTGAAATGCTTTTAGAAATGGGCTACTGTAGCGGAATTGAAAACTATTCACGACACATGGATGGACGTTTCCCCGGTCAAGCACCCTATACGCTAATTGACTTTTTCCCAGATGATTTTTTAATTGTGGTTGATGAATCACATATTACCATGTCGCAAGTTAAAGGAATGTATAACGGCGATAGAGCGCGTAAAGAACGGTTAGTGGAATACGGTTTTCGTTTACCGAGTGCCGTTGATAATCGTCCGTTACGGTTAGAAGAATTTGAAGAGCGTGTCAACCAAATTATTTATATTTCGGCTACACCAGGTCCGTACGAATTGGCACAAACACCAACCGTTACACAACAAATTATTCGACCGACAGGGTTATTAGACCCGCTTGTAGAAGTGCGTCCAATTAAAAATCAAATTGATGATTTAATTGGTGAGATTCGTGCGCAAATCGAGAAAAACGGGCGTGTCTTTATTACGACGTTGACTAAAAAAATGGCGGAAGATTTAAGCGATTATTTAGATGATATTGGTATTAAAGTAAAATATTTACATAGTGATATTCATACGTTAGAACGGACAGAAATTATTCGTGATTTACGTTTAGGTAAGTTTGATGTGTTGGTGGGTATTAACTTATTACGTGAAGGGTTAGATGTTCCCGAAGTAACACTTGTTGCGATTTTAGATGCGGATAAAGAGGGCTTTTTACGCAGTGAACGTTCACTAGTCCAAACAATTGGTCGTGCGGCACGTAATGCGGAAGGAAAGGTAATCATGTACGCGGATGTCATTACCGATTCAATGAAACGTGCTATGGACGAAACGACACGTCGTCGCGGTATTCAAATGGCGTATAATGAAGCAAACGGCATTGTACCGAAAACGATTATTAAAGAAGTGCGTGATTTAATTGCGATTACGCAAGTGAATGAAAAGGAAACAAAAGAAGACAAAAATATTTCTTTAAAAGAGATGACGAAAAAGCAACGTGTTGCTTATGTCGCCCAGTTAGAAAAAGAGATGAAGCAAGCTGCAAAAGCGCTTGATTTTGAACAAGCGGCCGTATTACGCGATATTATATTGGAAATCCAAGCAGAATACGATGTGTAAAAACTGATGTTAAAAACACAATATCATGTGTTGGAAAATCAAAAAGATAACCATATCTAGTTGCCTTTTTGAAAAATAAGCGTATAATTAGGCAGTGAAGTGAAAAAAAGGAGATACAGTTATGTCAAAACCAGTAACGGTTTATTCAAAACCAAATTGTATGCAATGCAATTTTACAAAACAATTTTTATTGGATAACGATATTGATTTTATCGTTAAAGACGTTGAAGAAGATGCAGTCGCATTGGAAGAAGTGAAAGCGTTAGGATTTTCATCTTTACCGGTAGTCGTTATTGAAGGTGAAGAACCATTTAACGGCTTTAGACCAGACAGTTTAGAAGGGTTATTATAAAATTGTAGGCATTTCGGATGAAGTGCCTTTTTTCATAGGAGGATTTATGTTATACGAAGTTACAGTTACGAATGATAAAGGGATTGAAGGCGTTGTAACGTCTACATCAAAAGAGCGTTTTTTGACAAGCCATCCAACAAATGATCATCCGGGAACAAACCCAGAGGAATTAATGGGTGCAGCTTGGGCAACTTGTTTAAATGCGACGATTAAAGCGCTGTTATCAGCAAGAGGGCATGGTGATCTTGCCTCTCGTGTTGATGTGCGTGTGTCGTTACACAAAGGTGAAGCGGGTTTATATTTTAGATTAGATACAACGGCAAGTATTGCAAGTTTATCGATTGAAGACGCTACACGCATTGTTGAGTCAGCGCACAAACGTTGTCCGGTTTCCAAAATTATCGGAGACTATGAGCATGTCGCTATAACGGTTGTACCGTACGAAAATTAGAAAATTTTAATCTTTTTTTGATGTTTTCTTCCTATTTATAATAGTTGTAAAAGTCGCATGTTATTTTTGATGATAATAGAAAGAACATTTTAAAAATGTTATAATTCAAAGTAATGGAGGTGTTAATATGACTCTTTCAACGGAAACCATTTTACAAGTCGAAAAAGACATTGCGCAATTATATGAAGAACATGAGCGTAATATTGGAAAAATGGAACAATCGATTGAAGACGCGATAACACAACATCAGCAAAAATGCGCTGAAGCGTTAAGTGTCTATCGCAAAGAAAAACAAGAAGAAATGACTAAAGCAATTGAACACTTGCGTGCTGAAGAATTAGCCAAACAAGAAAGTGCTATTGAACAGTTAAACGTGAGCATTGCCAATCAAAAAGACGAATTGATTTCAAAAATTACTAAGGAGGTTCTTGCACGCTATGGCGGTATCGAAAATGCGTAAATGTCTCATTGTGACCGATCGCCAAAGTTTATCTGATGTTTTGTTGTCATTGCAAGAATTTCAAAAATTTGAAGTGGTTGCACTCGATGGTAAACCGTCAAGTCAGGCTAAAGTGATGAGTCAGATTGATGAGCAAATAGCAAAAACAAAACGTGCCCAACAAATACTGATGCCGTTTCAACCAAAAGGACAAGCCTTTCAACGTGAGCAACTGACTTTTGATGAATTGTTAAGTAAACAAACAGAAATTGAATCGCGTGATATTTTAAATCAAACGTTAACTTTACAAAAAGAATGGGATGATTTGAAAAAAGAAGAACAACGGATGCGTCATCATATTGATGAGTTAAATCAATGGCGTCATTTGCACGCGTTACCACGTCATTTTCATGTGGTGTCGCTATTGTTAGGGACGATTCCTCAAACAGCAGATGAAAAAGGTTTACGTGAATTAAAAGAATTGGACAACTGTTACGTTGATGTGTTATTCCAAAACGAGCAAGTAAAAGGTCTAGCGATTTACTGTGATGCGGATAATCGTCAAACAATACGTGATGTATTGGATAAACATCAATTTACACCGTATGACTATGAATATGACAAGTTACCTACTCAAGAAATCGAGCAATTCAACCAACAATTAGAAAAAGGATTGATGCAGCAAGAAACGGTTAAGACGTCGTTAAAACAGTTAGCGCAAAACAGTCACGATTTAATGTATTTAGAAGAGCTATTGGAAAATGATAAACAACGACAATTAGCCGAACAGTTTATTGTGTCCCATCAAGTCGTTTCAGGATTATCCGGTTGGGTAGAAGAAGATGAATTGCAACGTTTAACGCACTTGTTACAAGTGACGTTACCTGAAAACAGTTATGTTATTTTATCAGATAATCAACAAGAAGACGGACAAGAGCCACCCGTTCAGTTGAAAAATCACGAATGGGTTGAACCTTTTGAATTATTAACGGAAATGTATAGTTTGCCGAAATATACAGAAGTGGATCCAACACCATATTTAGCACCGTTTTATGCGGTATTTTTCGGAATGATGGTAGCCGATATTGGATACGGGTTACTCATGTTATTGTTTACAGGCTATATGCTATATAAAAACAATCTTACAAAGGGTGCACGTAAAAACATGAAACTGTTCCATATACTTTCTTACCCGATTATTGCATGGGGCATTTTATTTGGATCGTTTTTCAGTTATGACATTGGATTCGGACTATTTTCAACGAGTCAAGATGGTGTCCAAATTTTATACTTATCTGTTGCGTTTGGGATTTTCCAATTGATTTGTGGCTTACTCATCAACACACGTGAACAGTTGAAACAACGTCATGTAGCCAATGCCATTTCTGACGGTTTGTCATGGGTTGGTATGTTAGTAGGTCTTGTTGTCATGGTTTTAGGTCCAGTAGTGAATATGCCGAATTTAGAATCTATCGGATTAGTGATGATAGGTGTGAGTTTAGTCAGTGTCGTATTGTTCACAGCAGCAGGAGCCACTCGAAAAATCGCAGGTTTTGGATCGGGATTATACAAATTGTATGGTGCGACATCGTATATTGGTGATTTAGCCAGTTATACACGTTTAATGGCGTTGTGTGTTGCGGGTGCAAGCATTGGATCAGCCTTTAATCAAATTATTGGCATGTTACCATTATTGGCACGATTTAGCGTTGGTATTTTATTGTTTATCATTTTACATGGTTTAAACATTGGATTAGCGTTACTGGGTGCTTATGTGCACGGCATTCGTTTGCAGTTTGTCGAATTTTTTGGGAAATTTTATGAAGGTGGCGGTCGTAAATTTAAGCCACTGAAATCTTATGAAAAATATGTTGATATTAAAGAACGTAAAATGGAGGAAAAATAATGAAAGAATTATTGGAGTTTTTAACATCGTCAGTAGGTAGCTATGGATTAGGTGTTATGGGTATTTTATTAGCAATGAGTTTATCGGGTACAGGTTCAGCTCGTGGTGTTGGTATGGCGGGTGAAGCAGCAGCAGCACTGGCAAAAGAACAACCAGAGAAATTTGGTAAAGCGATGATTTTACAATTGTTACCGGGTACACAAGGTTTCTACGGTTTCGTTATTTCAATGATGATTTTCGGTAACTTAAATTCAAGTTTAACTTACGAAAGTGGTTTAAAAATGTTGATGGCTGGTTTTGTTGTTGGTTTTGTTGGTTTAACATCAGCAATCGCACAAGGTCGTGTAGCAACTGCAGGTATTCAAATTTTAGCTAAAAATGAAGAACACTTCATGAAAGGTGCGATTTTTGCTGGGATGGTTGAAATGTATGCCATTTTAGGATTCGTTATTGCGTTTATTTTATTAGGATAGGATGATTGTTATGAATGATTTAGCAACATTTACACAACAGTTAAAAGAAAAACATATCGGTGAATTGACAAGAAAATTTGCTGCTATGGAAAAAGACGCTAACGTAAAAAAAGAAGAGAGCATTGCTGCGTTAAATGACAAATTTGTGAAAGAGCAAAAACAGATTGATGATACGATTGCACAAACACAACAAATTGAATCACAAAAAATTCGCAATCACGCACGTAATCAAGTGCTTGTCGAAAAACAGCAGGTGATGCTACAAATCTTTGATGAAGCAGTCAATCATTTGTCGCAGTTGCCAACAGAACAAATGGCGCAGTTTTTCAATAGTATTGTGAAACAATTGCCACAGGACAAACAATACGTACTAACGTGTGGAGAAAAAACGCCGTTGCACTGGGAATTGCCAGAGCACGTGACATTGAGTGATGAAACACTACCACAACAAAGTGGCTTTGTCTTTTCTGCCGATGGTATTTCTTACAACTTCTTATTCCAAACGTTAGTGGATGATTTAAAGCAAACCTACTTGAGCGAGTTGTTGCAGTCGTTGCAACAGTAAGGAGGGTGTATGTTTGATAAAAATTATGCAAGTACCAACACCATTATTCGCATTAAAGAACGTGAGTTTTTAACGAGTGATCAATGGGAACAACTCTTGCGTACAAATGATTTAGAACAAGCGCTAAATACGTTGAAAAATACGGTGTACAGTCATTTGACTGTCGATTTTGAAAAAGGGTTGCAGGAGTCGCAAATTGAAACGTATCGCAACCTTTCAGAATTGATTGATGATGAACAAGTGGAAAATGTGTTTTCGCTGATTTACGTGTATCATAACTTAAAAGTGTTGATTAAAGAATCGGTGATGAACACGTCGTTATCGCATTTATCAGTGCCGATTGGCGCGTATTCAATAGAACAATTACGTCACCTTGTACAAACGCAAGAATCAACAGCGTTACCCGAAGTGATGGTTTCTCAAGTAAAGTCGGTTTTAGATAATTACGCCCATTACGAAAATGTCCAATCCATTGATGTGATGATGGACGAAGCGTATTTTTCACATGTTTTACATGCAGTAGACCAGTTACAAGACGAGAAACTGATTCACTTGGTTCGACTATGGATCGATATTTTCAATGTAACGACAATTTTACGTTTAAGCAAAGGGCGTCTATCGCGTAGTCAGTTGACGTTTATCATGAATGCAGGTGGGCATTTAGACCCGTACGAATTGATTCGATTCGCGATGAACGGACAAATTGACGATATTGTCTTGATGTTGTCACGCGTTGTTGATTTTTCAAAATCTTCAAAAACGTTGCAACAAGGTGATGTTACGGCGAGTGTTGTAGAGCGCTTGAAAGATAGTGTGACACACGACTATTTACAAGATGCGAAATATGAAGCGTTTGGATTTTTACCCGTATTGGCGTATGTCTTTTATAAAGAAATGGAAATTAAAAACTTGCGTTTAATTTTAACGGGTAAAGATAATCAAATGGATACTACATTATTAAGAGAAAGGATGAAACCTACTTATGTCGTATAAAATAGCAGTAGTTGGCGACAAAGATTCAATAATGCCTTTCCAAATTATTGGTTTTGATACGGTTGCTTGTCGTAACGGACAAGATGCACGACAAGCCATTCGTGAATTAGAACAAAATGCCTATGGTGTTATTTATTTAACAGAGCAATTAGCTGCTGATATTCCCGATACCGTAGCGTATTACAGAACAAAAAGTGTTCCTGCCTTAATTTTAATTCCAAATTATAAAGGAACACTAAATATCGGTCTATCCAACATTCAAGAAAATGTTGAAAAAGCGATCGGTACAAATATTTTGTAGACAGAAAGGAAAGATTGCGTGAAAGCTGGAGAAATTATAAAAATTTCTGGTCCATTAGTTTTAGCTAGTGGCATGGAAGATGCCAATATCCAAGATATTTGCGAAGTGGGACATTTAGGATTAATTGGTGAAATTATTGAAATGAGACGCGATATCGCTTCTATTCAGGTGTATGAAGAAACTTCTGGATTAGGTGTTGGTGAGCCGGTTGTAACGACAGGACAACCATTATCTGTCGAATTAGCACCCGGAATTTTATCGCAAATGTTTGACGGGATTCAACGTCCTTTAGACACGTACCGTGATCAAACAGGTAGTGACTTTTTAGTGCGTGGTGTGCATATTGCACCATTAAATCGTCAAACAAAATGGCAATTTACGCCAGTCGTATCTGTTGGAGATAGTGTGAGTAGCGGTGATATTATTGGAACCGTTCAAGAAACAGATATTATTACACATAAAATTATGGTGCCAAACGGTAAACAAGGTGTTATTACAAGTGTTGAAAATGGTGAATTCACGATTGAAGATACTGTTTATACATTACGCACAGACAAAGGTGTTGAATCGTTTACCATGATGCAAAAATGGCCTGTTCGTCGTGGTCGTCCCTTTGCCCAAAAATTAAATCCAAAAGAACCTGTCCAAACAGGACAACGTGTCATTGATACGTTTTTCCCTGTTGTTAAAGGTGGTGGAGCAGCTGTTCCGGGACCGTTTGGTGCTGGGAAAACAGTTGTACAACATCAAATCGCCAAATGGTCGGATGTTGATATTGTTGTTTACGTTGGGTGTGGTGAACGTGGTAATGAAATGACCGAC
This window encodes:
- the uvrB gene encoding excinuclease ABC subunit UvrB codes for the protein MMDKFQVVSPYQPSGDQPAAIKELVAGLNANKRAQTLLGATGTGKTFTIANVIQEVNKPTLVLAHNKTLAGQLYSELKEFFPNNAVEYFVSYYDYFQPEAYVPASDTYIEKESSVNDEINKLRHSATSALIERRDVIIVASVSCIYGLVNPEDYKKFVLSLRQGQVIERDDVLHRLIDMQFTRNDFDFRPGTFRVRGDSVEIFMASRDSQAIRVEFFGDEIDRIQEVDVLTGEIKASRSHVAIFPAAHFVSDQEQTLRAVESIKQELEERLEVLRDENKLIEAQRLEQRTTYDIEMLLEMGYCSGIENYSRHMDGRFPGQAPYTLIDFFPDDFLIVVDESHITMSQVKGMYNGDRARKERLVEYGFRLPSAVDNRPLRLEEFEERVNQIIYISATPGPYELAQTPTVTQQIIRPTGLLDPLVEVRPIKNQIDDLIGEIRAQIEKNGRVFITTLTKKMAEDLSDYLDDIGIKVKYLHSDIHTLERTEIIRDLRLGKFDVLVGINLLREGLDVPEVTLVAILDADKEGFLRSERSLVQTIGRAARNAEGKVIMYADVITDSMKRAMDETTRRRGIQMAYNEANGIVPKTIIKEVRDLIAITQVNEKETKEDKNISLKEMTKKQRVAYVAQLEKEMKQAAKALDFEQAAVLRDIILEIQAEYDV
- the nrdH gene encoding glutaredoxin-like protein NrdH, coding for MSKPVTVYSKPNCMQCNFTKQFLLDNDIDFIVKDVEEDAVALEEVKALGFSSLPVVVIEGEEPFNGFRPDSLEGLL
- a CDS encoding OsmC family protein; translation: MLYEVTVTNDKGIEGVVTSTSKERFLTSHPTNDHPGTNPEELMGAAWATCLNATIKALLSARGHGDLASRVDVRVSLHKGEAGLYFRLDTTASIASLSIEDATRIVESAHKRCPVSKIIGDYEHVAITVVPYEN
- a CDS encoding V-type ATP synthase subunit I; the encoded protein is MAVSKMRKCLIVTDRQSLSDVLLSLQEFQKFEVVALDGKPSSQAKVMSQIDEQIAKTKRAQQILMPFQPKGQAFQREQLTFDELLSKQTEIESRDILNQTLTLQKEWDDLKKEEQRMRHHIDELNQWRHLHALPRHFHVVSLLLGTIPQTADEKGLRELKELDNCYVDVLFQNEQVKGLAIYCDADNRQTIRDVLDKHQFTPYDYEYDKLPTQEIEQFNQQLEKGLMQQETVKTSLKQLAQNSHDLMYLEELLENDKQRQLAEQFIVSHQVVSGLSGWVEEDELQRLTHLLQVTLPENSYVILSDNQQEDGQEPPVQLKNHEWVEPFELLTEMYSLPKYTEVDPTPYLAPFYAVFFGMMVADIGYGLLMLLFTGYMLYKNNLTKGARKNMKLFHILSYPIIAWGILFGSFFSYDIGFGLFSTSQDGVQILYLSVAFGIFQLICGLLINTREQLKQRHVANAISDGLSWVGMLVGLVVMVLGPVVNMPNLESIGLVMIGVSLVSVVLFTAAGATRKIAGFGSGLYKLYGATSYIGDLASYTRLMALCVAGASIGSAFNQIIGMLPLLARFSVGILLFIILHGLNIGLALLGAYVHGIRLQFVEFFGKFYEGGGRKFKPLKSYEKYVDIKERKMEEK
- a CDS encoding V-type ATP synthase subunit K produces the protein MKELLEFLTSSVGSYGLGVMGILLAMSLSGTGSARGVGMAGEAAAALAKEQPEKFGKAMILQLLPGTQGFYGFVISMMIFGNLNSSLTYESGLKMLMAGFVVGFVGLTSAIAQGRVATAGIQILAKNEEHFMKGAIFAGMVEMYAILGFVIAFILLG
- a CDS encoding V-type ATPase subunit yields the protein MFDKNYASTNTIIRIKEREFLTSDQWEQLLRTNDLEQALNTLKNTVYSHLTVDFEKGLQESQIETYRNLSELIDDEQVENVFSLIYVYHNLKVLIKESVMNTSLSHLSVPIGAYSIEQLRHLVQTQESTALPEVMVSQVKSVLDNYAHYENVQSIDVMMDEAYFSHVLHAVDQLQDEKLIHLVRLWIDIFNVTTILRLSKGRLSRSQLTFIMNAGGHLDPYELIRFAMNGQIDDIVLMLSRVVDFSKSSKTLQQGDVTASVVERLKDSVTHDYLQDAKYEAFGFLPVLAYVFYKEMEIKNLRLILTGKDNQMDTTLLRERMKPTYVV
- a CDS encoding V-type ATP synthase subunit F, producing the protein MSYKIAVVGDKDSIMPFQIIGFDTVACRNGQDARQAIRELEQNAYGVIYLTEQLAADIPDTVAYYRTKSVPALILIPNYKGTLNIGLSNIQENVEKAIGTNIL